The Gammaproteobacteria bacterium genome includes a region encoding these proteins:
- the cas2 gene encoding type I-E CRISPR-associated endoribonuclease Cas2: MLVIVLENAPPRLRGRLAIWLLEIRAGVYVGNYSAKVRDHIWCQVEKGIENGNAVMAWKTNNEAGFDFVTLGTNRRIPLELDGTKLVSFLPVADNGEVL; the protein is encoded by the coding sequence ATGCTGGTCATCGTACTTGAAAATGCACCACCACGCCTACGTGGCCGCCTGGCTATCTGGCTGCTGGAAATTCGCGCAGGCGTTTATGTCGGTAACTACTCAGCGAAGGTGCGAGATCACATTTGGTGCCAGGTTGAGAAGGGGATCGAAAACGGTAATGCGGTGATGGCTTGGAAAACGAACAACGAAGCCGGCTTCGATTTTGTAACGCTAGGCACTAACCGGCGCATCCCACTAGAACTCGATGGAACCAAGCTCGTTTCTTTCCTCCCGGTTGCAGACAACGGGGAAGTTCTTTAA